The Podarcis raffonei isolate rPodRaf1 chromosome 2, rPodRaf1.pri, whole genome shotgun sequence genome window below encodes:
- the LOC128409441 gene encoding H-2 class I histocompatibility antigen, Q9 alpha chain-like, whose amino-acid sequence MGVLVRWPPLILGAAAHLLLLLDCVGSTSHSLRYFYTAVSQPGQGLPQFIAVGYVDDQQFVQYDSDTKEMLPRVPWIRKAEKEDPDYWDMSTQLFQGAERVLRRNLVTLQNRFNQSGGFPSLQEMLGCELRSDGRKGGYWQFGYDGRDFIAFDKETLTWTAADTGAQVTKGKWDANLAGNQYYKAYLEEICIEWLQRHLEYGKETLLRTEAPVVKVTRKADYDGLETLVCQVHGFYPKEIDANWVKDGEVWQEGTLRGLVAPNSDGTYYLLLSVQIDPEERERFRCRVEHDSLEKPLDVAWEKEPVNLWLIVGVILGVMAAILLVSGIIIFFIRRKRSEKAAYEKTATSDQGSDSSDRVSYQPGV is encoded by the exons atgggggtcCTCGTCCGGTGGCCCCCCCTGATCCTGGGGGCGGctgcccacctgctgctgctcctggactGCGTAG GCTCCACTTCTCACTCCCTGCGCTACTTCTACACAGCCGTGTCTCAGCCTGGCCAGGGGCTGCCCCAGTTCATTGCTGTGGGGTACGTGGATGACCAGCAATTTGTTCAGTACGACAGTGACACCAAGGAGATGCTGCCTCGCGTCCCCTGGATAAGGAAGGCGGAAAAGGAGGATCCTGATTACTGGGATATGAGCACGCAACTCTTTCAGGGCGCTGAGAGAGTGCTGCGGCGGAACCTAGTAACCCTGCAGAATCGCTTCAACCAGAGCGGAG GTTTTCCCTCCCTGCAGGAGATGCTTGGTTGTGAGCTGAGGTCAGACGGGCGCAAAGGAGGGTATTGGCAGTTTGGCTACGACGGGAGAGACTTCATCGCCTTCGACAAGGAGACCCTCACCTGGACGGCAGCTGATACAGGGGCCCAAGTGACCAAGGGGAAGTGGGATGCTAACTTGGCCGGGAACCAGTACTATAAAGCCTACCTGGAGGAGATTTGCATTGAGTGGCTGCAGAGACACCTGGAGTACGGGAAGGAGACTCTGCTGAGGACAg AGGCTCCGGTGGTGAAGGTGACCAGGAAGGCAGACTATGACGGCCTGGAGACCCTCGTTTGCCAAGTCCACGGCTTCTACCCCAAGGAGATTGATGCCAACTGGGTGAAGGACGGGGAGGTCTGGCAGGAGGGCACCCTCCGAGGATTGGTCGCCCCCAACTCGGACGGGACCTACTATCTCTTGCTCAGTGTCCAGATCGACCCCGAGGAGAGGGAGCGCTTCCGGTGCCGTGTGGAGCATGACAGCCTGGAGAAGCCTCTGGATGTGGCCTGGGAGAAGGAGCCtg TCAACCTGTGGCTCATTGTGGGAGTCATCCTGGGTGTCATGGCTGCTATCCTGCTGGTCTCTGGgatcatcatcttcttcatccGCA GAAAACGGAGCGAGAAAGCAGCCTACGAAAAAACCGCAA CAAGTGACCAGGGGTCTGACAGCTCCGACAGGG ttTCATACCAGCCTGGTGTGTGA